A window of Maioricimonas rarisocia genomic DNA:
CGACTGGATTCGACGCTCTGACGGCGAACTCATCGCAGGAGATCAAGCGGCCATCAATTGGAAGCAACTGATCGACTTCAAGCGCCAGTTCACCGATCCGGTCACTCCCGGCAAGAAGAAGAAGTACGCGGAGCAGGGAATCGCCACCTTCGAATCCCCGGCTCGCTTCGTCGGACCCAGAGCCGTCGACGTCGCAGGAGAGACCCTCGAGGCGAAAAACATTGTCATCGCCACCGGCGCCCGGCCCGCACCGCTCGACATCCCCGGCGAGCAACTGTTGACGACCAGTGACAGGTTCCTCGAGTCGGATACCCTGCCGACAAAAGTGGTCTTCGTCGGAGGAGGATACATTTCCTTCGAATTCGCCCACGTCGCACGCCGCGCCGGTGCGGACGTCACCATCCTCGAATCGGGCGACCGTCCGCTGGAGGGGTTCGAACCGGATCTGGTCGACCGCCTTGTGGAGGCAACGACCGCCGTCGGCATCGACGTTCGAACCGGCCACTCGGCCGAAGCGATCCGGCAGGAAAGCGAAGGAGAACTGACGGTCCTGGCTTCGTCCGATGCCGGGAACCAGGAGTTCTCTGCCGGAATGGTGGTACACGGCGGCGGACGCGTCCCCAATGTCAAAAGCTTGAATCTGGAAGCGGGAGGCATCGAATACAGCAACGCCGGCATTCGCGTCAATGAGTTTCTGCAGAGTGTCTCCAACCCGGACATCTACGCTGCGGGCGACGTCGTTGACAGTGATCTGCCGAAGCTCACCCCGGTCGCGAACCGGCAGGGGCAGACCGTAGCCCGCAACCTGCTCGGGCCGGAACGACAGCCGGTGGAGTATGGAGCGGTACCACGCGTCGCCTACACCGTCCCGTCGCTTGCGTCGATCGGTCTCTCCGAGAACGAATGCCGCGAACAGGGCCTCGACATCGACGTCCATCAGGGGGATATGTCCGACTGGTCGTCCGTCCGCAAAGTGGGGAAACCGGCCGCGGCGTACAAGGTGCTCGTCGAACGGAAGACCGACCGACTGCTCGGTGCCCATCTGCTGGGCCCGGATGTCGCCGAGACAATCAACCTGTTCGCGCTCGCCATGACGTATGACATCACCGCCACGCGGATGAAGTCGGTGCTCTACGCCTTCCCGACGTTCGCCTCCGACGTCGAGAACATGCTGTAACTGCACACCGAATCCGAGCAGTTGCGGAGTGTCGCCCGCATCGGGGCAGCACCCAGGCCGCATTGCAGGGGGCCCTGATAGTCGGTCTGCGGTGTTCGCGGATGATCGGCTTCACCGTCACGGCCAGCGTAGCAGCGGTCGCAGACCCGTTGAGAGGCGGCCAGGCGATCGCCTGACGTGTGGCCGGACGGTATTCGCGACTCGGGCGGGCTTTTGAAGAACATTTTTATCCAAGCATTCCGGAGCATTCCAGGGGACTACGGGCTTTCGACGTCCAACTGCTCCGCCCGCACGAGGAGACAGCGATGAATCCGAAACTCGAGAGCCTCACCTCGATCG
This region includes:
- a CDS encoding dihydrolipoyl dehydrogenase family protein; the protein is MSEKYDVLLLGSGPAASRIAEAGSEAGRSVAVVDARPIGGTCALRGCNPKKVLVRAAELRDWIRRSDGELIAGDQAAINWKQLIDFKRQFTDPVTPGKKKKYAEQGIATFESPARFVGPRAVDVAGETLEAKNIVIATGARPAPLDIPGEQLLTTSDRFLESDTLPTKVVFVGGGYISFEFAHVARRAGADVTILESGDRPLEGFEPDLVDRLVEATTAVGIDVRTGHSAEAIRQESEGELTVLASSDAGNQEFSAGMVVHGGGRVPNVKSLNLEAGGIEYSNAGIRVNEFLQSVSNPDIYAAGDVVDSDLPKLTPVANRQGQTVARNLLGPERQPVEYGAVPRVAYTVPSLASIGLSENECREQGLDIDVHQGDMSDWSSVRKVGKPAAAYKVLVERKTDRLLGAHLLGPDVAETINLFALAMTYDITATRMKSVLYAFPTFASDVENML